From a region of the Acomys russatus chromosome 4, mAcoRus1.1, whole genome shotgun sequence genome:
- the Mafb gene encoding transcription factor MafB, giving the protein MAAELSMGPELPTSPLAMEYVNDFDLLKFDVKKEPLGRAERPGRPCTRLQPAGSVSSTPLSTPCSSVPSSPSFSPTEQKTHLEDLYWMASNYQQMNPEALNLTPEDAVEALIGSHPVPQPLQSFDGFRSAHHHHHHHHPHPHHGYPGAGVAHDELGPHAHPHHHHHHQASPPPSSAASPAQQLPTSHPGPGPHAAAAATAAGGNGSVEDRFSDDQLVSMSVRELNRHLRGFTKDEVIRLKQKRRTLKNRGYAQSCRYKRVQQKHHLENEKTQLIQQVEQLKQEVSRLARERDAYKVKCEKLANSGFREAGSTSDSPSSPEFFL; this is encoded by the coding sequence ATGGCCGCGGAGCTGAGCATGGGGCCAGAGCTGCCCACCAGCCCGCTGGCCATGGAGTATGTCAACGACTTCGACCTTCTCAAGTTCGACGTGAAGAAGGAGCCACTGGGTCGTGCGGAGCGTCCGGGCCGGCCCTGCACACGCCTGCAGCCAGCTGGCTCGGTGTCGTCCACCCCGCTCAGCACACCGTGCAGCTCGGTGCCTTCTTCGCCGAGCTTCAGCCCGACTGAACAGAAGACCCATCTGGAGGACCTGTACTGGATGGCGAGCAACTACCAGCAGATGAACCCCGAGGCACTCAACCTGACGCCCGAGGACGCGGTGGAGGCGCTCATAGGTTCGCACCCAGTGCCACAGCCGCTGCAGAGCTTCGACGGCTTCCGTAGTgcgcaccaccatcaccaccaccaccaccctcacccgCACCACGGGTACCCAGGAGCCGGTGTGGCTCATGATGAGCTGGGCCCGCACGCTCacccacaccatcaccaccatcaccaagcaTCGCCGCCGCCGTCCAGCGCTGCCAGTCCGGCGCAACAGCTGCCCACTAGCCACCCGGGACCGGGACCGCACGCAGCGGCCGCGGCGACGGCTGCGGGTGGCAACGGGAGTGTGGAGGACCGCTTCTCTGACGACCAGCTGGTGTCCATGTCGGTGCGTGAGCTGAACCGCCACCTGCGGGGCTTCACCAAGGACGAGGTGATCCGCCTGAAGCAGAAGCGACGGACCCTGAAGAACCGGGGCTACGCCCAGTCCTGCAGGTATAAACGCGTCCAGCAGAAACATCACCTGGAGAACGAGAAGACGCAGCTCATTCAGCAGGTGGAGCAGCTTAAACAGGAGGTGTCCCGGCTGGCCCGCGAGAGAGACGCCTACAAGGTCAAGTGCGAGAAACTCGCCAACTCCGGCTTCAGGGAGGCGGGCTCCACCAGCGACAGCCCCTCCTCTCCCGAGTTCTTTCTGTGA